GAAATGGGAAATGCGGCAGTAAAAGCTGCGAAAGCAGTTGATTATTCAGGTGCAGGCACGGTAGAATTTATATATGACTACCGCAATCGTAAGTTTTATTTTATGGAAATGAACACGAGGATACAGGTTGAGCATCCCGTAACAGAACTGGTCACTGGAATAGACCTCATTAAGGAACAAATTCGTGTGGCACGAGGCGAAAAACTTACAGTAAATCAAAAGGATGTTACTTTTACCGGCTGGGCAATTGAGTGTCGGATTAATGCAGAAAATCCTGAAAAGAACTTTATGCCTTCTGCTGGTAAAATCAATATGTACCTACCGCCAGGCGGATTAGGAGTACGGATTGATTCAGCAGCATACCCAGGATATACTATTCCGCCTTATTATGATTCCATGATTGCGAAAGTTATCACATATGGCAGCACTAGGGAAGAAGCAATTTCTAGAATGAAACGCGCGTTGAGTGAGTTTGTTGTAGAAGGTATCCATACAACGATTCCTTTCCACTTAAAACTACTTGATCATGAAACATTCGTTGAGGGACATTTTAATACAAAATTCCTAGAATTGCATGATGTGATGAAAACTATCTAAATATCTGGAGGTGTTACAATGAGCGAATTTAGTGTTTTAGAAATGGACCAAGGAAATAACGGTCATGGGAAAATTGAGATTGCCCCTGAAGTGATTGAAGTTATTGCTGGAATTGCTGCCTCAGAGGTAGAAGGCGTTGCCGGAATGAGAGGCAATTTTGCAACAGGTGTTGTAGAACGATTAGGCAAAAAAAATCACGGTAAAGGCGTTAAAGTAGAACTTACTGAAACTGGAATAAAAGTGGATGTATACTGCATGATGAAGTTCGGTGTATCTATTCCTTCTGTTGCAGGGAAAATTCAAGATAATATTCGTCAAGCATTGCTTAATATGACGGCTTTAGACGCTGAAGAAGTAAACATTCATGTAGTTGGTATTCAATTTGAAAACCAAAAGAATGAACCAGAAATAGATCAAGAAATATAGTTGATAAAAACCAAAGGATTGAATCCTTTGGTTTTTGTATTTATCTAACTTTTCCAACAAAGTTACAGAATGAGAAAAATATCATCCTTACAGTGCGAATCCATTTTAGTTATGCTATTATCTTTTTATGTGTAAACTATCTTGATGTAGTATGTACGAAAAATAGACAAAATTATTTAATATATATAAAAGGAGTTAACGGTATAATGAAAAGAAGAACAGCAAGGGAAAAAGCGCTACAGGCACTGTTTCAAATCGATGTTAGCAACACTGAGCCAGCATTAGCTATTGAACACGTATTAGAGGGGGAAGTTGGTGACGAGTATCTATCAAACCTAGTTTTAGGAGTAGTA
The window above is part of the Bacillus sp. SORGH_AS_0510 genome. Proteins encoded here:
- a CDS encoding Asp23/Gls24 family envelope stress response protein; the encoded protein is MSEFSVLEMDQGNNGHGKIEIAPEVIEVIAGIAASEVEGVAGMRGNFATGVVERLGKKNHGKGVKVELTETGIKVDVYCMMKFGVSIPSVAGKIQDNIRQALLNMTALDAEEVNIHVVGIQFENQKNEPEIDQEI